From the Finegoldia magna ATCC 29328 genome, the window TCACGCAGGTGGTAAATTTTCAAACGATGCTTATCAATACTCAGGTGGTCTTCACGGAGTTGGGGTAAGTTGTGTAAATGCTTTAAGTACATACCTTATTGCCAGAGTAAAAAGAGACGGCAAGATGTATGAGCAAAGATTTGAAAAAGGAAAAACTGTAACAGGACTTACTGTTGTAAAAGAAAATGTCAGAGGAACTGGAACTACGATTGAATTCATGCCGGATGATACGATTTTTGAAACGTTGAATTTCGACAAGAATGTTCTTGCAAAAAGATTCAGAGAAATGGCGTTTTTGAATAAGGGCGTGAAGATTGAATTTTCTGATGAAAGAGACGGCTACAAGGAATTGTTCCACTACGAAGGTGGTATCAAATCATTTGTAGAATACATCAACAAATCGAAAAAGCCTTTGGATCACGAGGTAATGTATATCGAAGGAGAAAAGGACACTACAAAAGTTGAAATAGCTATGCAATACACTGAAAGCTACAACGAAACGATAGTTTCCTTTACTAACAACATCAAAACAGTTGACGGCGGAACGCATGTTGTAGGATTCAAATCCGCACTTACGCGTGCACTTAACGATTATGCAAGAAACAAAAATATATTAAAAGAAAAAGACGATAATTTGTCTGGAGATGATGTCAGAGAAGGTATCACTGCGGTTGTTTCAGTAAAACTAAACAATCCACAATTCGAAGGACAAACTAAAGGAAAATTGGGTAACTCAGAAGCTAGAACTGTTGTAGACAGCGTTGTGTATGAGCATTTGAGTTTTTATTTTGAAGAAAATCCAAAAATCGTCAGAACAATTATCCAAAAAGCATTGGCATCACAAAAAGCAAGACTTGCAGCCAGACGTGCGAGGGATTTGGTTCGTAAAAAATCAGTGCTTGACAATACGACACTTCCTGGAAAACTTGCCGACTGCCAAAGCTCAGACATCGAATACAACGAAATCTTCCTTGTCGAAGGGGATTCTGCCGGTGGTTCTGCAAAAGGTGGCAGGGACAACAAATTCCAAGCTATTTTGCCATTGAGAGGTAAAATCTTGAATGTAGAAAAAGCTCACCTTGAAAGAGTTCTAAATTCAGAAGAAATCAAAGCGATGATTACTGCATTTGGAACGGGAATCGGCAAGAACTTCGACATCAGTAAACTTCGTTACGGAAAAATCGTAATAATGACCGATGCCGACGTCGACGGAGCGCATATTAGAACTCTATTACTTACATTCTTGTACAGATTTATGAAGCCATTAGTGGAAAAAGGTCACGTATACATCGCACAACCACCACTTTACGGAATCATCAAAGGTGTTAAGGTAATGGAATATTGCTACACAGAACAAGAATTGGAAGAAGCGTTGGAAAAATACGGTGAAAGAAGTAACATCAAAGTTCAAAGATACAAAGGTCTTGGTGAAATGAACGCAGAACAATTGTGGGATACTACAATGAATCCTGAACACAGAATTCTTATCAAAGTTGAAATCGACGGTGAAGACGAGAACGAACTTGACAACACATTCGATGTTTTGATGGGAGACAATGTAGAACCAAGAAGAGAATTTATAGAACAAAACGCTGTTTATGCACAAAACATTGACGCTTAGGAGAATAATATGACAGAAAGAAAACTCAATATAAAACCAGCTGATTTGAAAAGAGAAATGGAAAGTGCATATTTGGATTATTCTATGAGTGTAATTGTATCTCGTGCGCTTCCAGATGTAAGAGACGGATTGAAACCTGTTCACAGACGTATAATTTACGGAATGCAACAACAAGGATTGTTCCCAGATAGAAAATACTCCAAGTCCGCAAGACTTGTAGGGGAAGTAATGGGTAAATATCACCCTCACGGTGACAGTGCAATCTACGATGCAGTTGTAAGACTTGCACAAGATTTCAACATGAGATATCCACTTGTAGATGGTCAAGGTAACTTCGGTTCAATCGATGGTGACGGAGCTGCGGCACCTCGTTACACGGAGTTACGTATGGACAAACTTGCACTTGAAATGTTGCGTGACATCAACAAAGACACTGTTGATTTCCAAGACAACTACGACGGTGAAGAACAAGAACCAGTTGTACTTCCATCAAGATTTCCAAATTTAATCGTAAATGGATCCAGTGGTATCGCTGTTGGTATGGCGACAAATATGGCTCCACACAATTTGGGAGAAACAATTGATGCGCTAATAGCAACGATTGACAATCCAAATATAACAATTGAAGAATTGATGAAATACATCAAGGCTCCTGATTTTCCGACAGGTGGAAACATCATGGGACTTGAAGAAGTCAAGAACGCATACACAACAGGACGTGGAAAAGTTAGACTAAGAGCAGAAGCTAGAATCGAGGAATCAAAGGGCAGATTCAAAATCATCGTCACAGAAATTCCTTACCAAGTCAACAAATCCAATTTAATCAAAAAAATCGCAGATCTTGTAAAACAAAAGAAAATAGAAGGCATCAGCGATTTGAGAGATGAATCAGACAGAAAAGGTATGAGAATTGTCATCGAAACAAAAAGAGATGCCAATCCAAATATCGTGCTTAACAATTTGTACAAATACACTCAAATGCAAACTACATTTGGGATAATTAACCTTGCCCTTGTAAATGGCGTTCCAAAAGTTTTGACATTGAAACAATTAATCGACCATTATCTTGTTCACCAAGAAATAGTCGTTAGAAGAAGAACGCAATTCGATTTGAACAAGGCGAAGGCGAGAATTCATATTGTTGAAGGATTGTTAAAAGCAATCGACAATATCGATGAAATTATCCACATTATCAGAACAAGTTATGATGATGCGCTCGAAAAATTGATGGAAAGATTTGGTTTTTCAGAAATCCAAGCACAAGCAATCTTGGACATGAGACTTAAAAGATTACAAGGTTTGGAAAAAGAAAAACTACAAAATGAATTTGACGAATTGAGCGCTTTGATTGAAAAATTGACAGAAATTTTGAATAACAGACACATGTTGTTAGAAATAATCAAAGACGAATTATCAGAAATTAGAACAAAATACGCAGACGATAGAAGAACTAAAATTCTACGAGATGACGGAGATTTTGAAGACATGGAACTTTTGGAAGAAGAAGACATGTTCATCACTATCACTAACAAAGGCTACATCAAACGAATTTCAACTGATGCATACAAGGTTCAACACAGAGGTGGCCGAGGCGTGAATGCTATGGGAATGAAAGACGGAGATTTCATCAAAGATATGTTCGCAACTACAACTCACCAAGATTTGTTGTTCTTCACTAATAAAGGAAAAGTTTACTCACTAAAAGCTTACGAAGTGCCAGAAGCAAGCCGTACAGCGAGAGGTTCCAACATCATCAATCTTATCCAAATAGATGCTGACGAAAATGTTACACAAGTTTTGGCATTGGATAAGGAAAAAGAAAACGACCAATTTATAATATTTATCACTAAAAAAGGCAAAGTGAAGAAGACTTCGTTGAGTTTGTACGAAAATATCAGAAAAACTGGTATCATAGCTATCAAATTCGATGAGGGCGACGAGCTTATCGATGTGAAACTTGTCGAAAAGAATGAAGAAGTAATTATCGTCACTAAAAAAGGAATGAGTTTGCAATTTAATGTGGATCAATTGAGAGATTTATCGAGAAATGCCATCGGAGTAAAGGCTATTACTCTTAACAAAGACGATGAGGTTATTTCATTTGATTTGGTAAAAGACAATGAATTCTTGGCAGTTATCAGTGAAAATGGTTACGGTAAGAAGACTGAACTATCCAACTACACTACTCAAAATAGAGGTGGAAAAGGTATCAGAACTTACAAGATCGCCAAGAAAACAGGAGATGTAGCGTGTGCGAAGGCATTGAAAAAAGACGACGAGATTCTTTTGATTAGCAAACAAGCTGAGGTTATCAGAATAAAAGCAGAAGGAATATCTACACTTTCAAGAAATACATCTGGGGTATTGTTGAAAAATACAGATAAGGGCGAAGATGCAATAGTAGCTGTAGCTAAATATTTTGAAGAATAAGGAGAAAATTATGCAATTAAATTACGATATAGTCACAAAAGACGAGATAATTGTGCGTGTTCAAGGTGATTTGGACATCAATACTTGTGACGAATTCAGAGATGATTTATTGGAAGAATACAACAAAAATCCGAAAGACATCAGAATAGAAGCGACAGATCTTTCATTTATAGATTCAACTGGATTGGGTGCGTTGATTAAAGTGTACAACGAAATCAAAGATAACAACCACAAAATCTACATTGATAACATC encodes:
- the gyrB gene encoding DNA topoisomerase (ATP-hydrolyzing) subunit B; this translates as MKKNREYTADQITVLEGLEPVRVRPGMYIGSTDEKGLHHLVYEVVDNSIDEALAGVCDLIKVTIKKDNSIIVEDDGSGIPVETHPKTGKSTLETVLTVLHAGGKFSNDAYQYSGGLHGVGVSCVNALSTYLIARVKRDGKMYEQRFEKGKTVTGLTVVKENVRGTGTTIEFMPDDTIFETLNFDKNVLAKRFREMAFLNKGVKIEFSDERDGYKELFHYEGGIKSFVEYINKSKKPLDHEVMYIEGEKDTTKVEIAMQYTESYNETIVSFTNNIKTVDGGTHVVGFKSALTRALNDYARNKNILKEKDDNLSGDDVREGITAVVSVKLNNPQFEGQTKGKLGNSEARTVVDSVVYEHLSFYFEENPKIVRTIIQKALASQKARLAARRARDLVRKKSVLDNTTLPGKLADCQSSDIEYNEIFLVEGDSAGGSAKGGRDNKFQAILPLRGKILNVEKAHLERVLNSEEIKAMITAFGTGIGKNFDISKLRYGKIVIMTDADVDGAHIRTLLLTFLYRFMKPLVEKGHVYIAQPPLYGIIKGVKVMEYCYTEQELEEALEKYGERSNIKVQRYKGLGEMNAEQLWDTTMNPEHRILIKVEIDGEDENELDNTFDVLMGDNVEPRREFIEQNAVYAQNIDA
- the gyrA gene encoding DNA gyrase subunit A, yielding MTERKLNIKPADLKREMESAYLDYSMSVIVSRALPDVRDGLKPVHRRIIYGMQQQGLFPDRKYSKSARLVGEVMGKYHPHGDSAIYDAVVRLAQDFNMRYPLVDGQGNFGSIDGDGAAAPRYTELRMDKLALEMLRDINKDTVDFQDNYDGEEQEPVVLPSRFPNLIVNGSSGIAVGMATNMAPHNLGETIDALIATIDNPNITIEELMKYIKAPDFPTGGNIMGLEEVKNAYTTGRGKVRLRAEARIEESKGRFKIIVTEIPYQVNKSNLIKKIADLVKQKKIEGISDLRDESDRKGMRIVIETKRDANPNIVLNNLYKYTQMQTTFGIINLALVNGVPKVLTLKQLIDHYLVHQEIVVRRRTQFDLNKAKARIHIVEGLLKAIDNIDEIIHIIRTSYDDALEKLMERFGFSEIQAQAILDMRLKRLQGLEKEKLQNEFDELSALIEKLTEILNNRHMLLEIIKDELSEIRTKYADDRRTKILRDDGDFEDMELLEEEDMFITITNKGYIKRISTDAYKVQHRGGRGVNAMGMKDGDFIKDMFATTTHQDLLFFTNKGKVYSLKAYEVPEASRTARGSNIINLIQIDADENVTQVLALDKEKENDQFIIFITKKGKVKKTSLSLYENIRKTGIIAIKFDEGDELIDVKLVEKNEEVIIVTKKGMSLQFNVDQLRDLSRNAIGVKAITLNKDDEVISFDLVKDNEFLAVISENGYGKKTELSNYTTQNRGGKGIRTYKIAKKTGDVACAKALKKDDEILLISKQAEVIRIKAEGISTLSRNTSGVLLKNTDKGEDAIVAVAKYFEE
- a CDS encoding STAS domain-containing protein — encoded protein: MQLNYDIVTKDEIIVRVQGDLDINTCDEFRDDLLEEYNKNPKDIRIEATDLSFIDSTGLGALIKVYNEIKDNNHKIYIDNIKKHVNKVFTITEMDKIFVIKEI